A portion of the Stigmatella aurantiaca DW4/3-1 genome contains these proteins:
- the gmk gene encoding guanylate kinase — MNESTLHPELLLVLSAPSGAGKTTLAHRLLKEVPNALFSASFTTRRPRGKEQDGVDYHFVDVATFQEKIERSEFVEWAEVHGHFYGSPQSVVEEARARRGVAIFDIDVQGGQAIKRKHPEAVLIFVLPPSMEELERRLRDRKTDSDETIRRRMLAARSEIERGIASYDYIVLNDDFERAFQELRSVVIAERCRRGRVDLSKLKLEKPPASDAGR, encoded by the coding sequence ATGAACGAATCCACCCTTCATCCAGAATTGCTGCTGGTGCTCTCCGCGCCCTCCGGGGCGGGAAAGACCACGCTGGCGCACCGGCTCCTCAAGGAAGTTCCGAACGCGCTCTTCTCGGCCAGTTTCACGACGCGTCGTCCCCGGGGAAAGGAGCAGGACGGGGTCGATTACCACTTCGTCGACGTCGCCACCTTCCAGGAGAAGATCGAGCGGAGCGAGTTCGTCGAGTGGGCCGAGGTTCACGGTCACTTCTATGGCAGTCCCCAGTCCGTGGTGGAGGAGGCGAGGGCTCGCCGGGGCGTCGCCATCTTCGACATCGACGTCCAGGGCGGGCAGGCGATCAAGCGCAAGCACCCTGAGGCGGTCCTTATCTTCGTCCTACCGCCCTCCATGGAAGAGTTGGAGAGGCGCCTGCGAGATCGAAAGACGGATTCAGACGAAACGATCCGCCGCCGCATGCTGGCCGCCCGCTCGGAGATTGAGCGAGGGATTGCCTCCTATGACTACATCGTCCTCAACGACGACTTTGAGCGGGCCTTCCAGGAACTCCGGTCGGTGGTCATCGCGGAGCGCTGCAGGCGAGGGAGGGTGGATCTCTCGAAGCTGAAGCTGGAGAAACCCCCTGCCTCGGACGCGGGCCGTTGA
- a CDS encoding YicC/YloC family endoribonuclease, translated as MLKSMTGFGAGRARVGDEEVSVEVRSLNHKFCEVKARLPRELSALDPGVVKQVKDRLARGSVEVLVKRQVVTASGTVPIVDVALAQEYARAFRELASALGSTTEVSWAQVATQPGVIRLEEKGMDVEAASKAVLAALEQALVALEQMRQVEGESIRADLDARLKLIEGWSREVAALAPRAVEDYRQRLTERVAELARGVAVEPQRLAQEVAMFAERADIAEEVTRLASHLEQFRALMSSSEPAGRRMDFLVQEMHREVNTTGSKSQHAEISARVVSMKAEVERIREQVQNVE; from the coding sequence ATGCTCAAGAGCATGACCGGGTTTGGAGCAGGACGCGCACGGGTCGGAGACGAGGAAGTCTCCGTGGAGGTGCGCTCGCTCAACCACAAGTTTTGCGAAGTGAAGGCCCGGCTCCCGCGGGAGCTGTCGGCGCTCGATCCGGGCGTGGTGAAGCAGGTCAAGGACCGGCTTGCCCGAGGCTCGGTGGAGGTGCTGGTGAAGCGGCAAGTGGTCACCGCCTCTGGCACGGTGCCGATCGTGGACGTGGCGCTGGCCCAGGAGTACGCGCGTGCCTTTCGCGAGCTGGCGTCGGCATTGGGCTCGACGACGGAAGTGTCCTGGGCCCAGGTGGCCACTCAGCCGGGAGTGATCCGGCTCGAGGAGAAGGGCATGGACGTGGAGGCTGCCAGCAAGGCGGTCCTCGCGGCCTTGGAGCAGGCGCTCGTGGCCCTGGAGCAGATGCGCCAGGTGGAGGGCGAGTCCATTCGGGCTGACTTGGATGCCCGGTTGAAGCTCATCGAGGGGTGGAGCCGGGAGGTCGCAGCCTTGGCGCCCCGGGCAGTGGAGGACTACCGGCAGCGCTTGACCGAGCGTGTGGCGGAGTTGGCACGGGGCGTCGCGGTGGAGCCGCAGCGGTTGGCGCAAGAGGTCGCCATGTTCGCGGAGCGGGCGGACATCGCCGAAGAAGTCACACGCTTGGCGAGCCACCTCGAGCAATTCCGTGCCCTGATGTCGAGCAGCGAGCCTGCGGGCCGCCGCATGGATTTTCTCGTCCAGGAGATGCACCGCGAGGTGAACACGACGGGCTCCAAGAGCCAGCACGCGGAAATTTCCGCGCGCGTGGTCTCGATGAAGGCTGAAGTCGAACGCATCCGCGAACAGGTGCAGAACGTCGAATGA
- a CDS encoding glycosyltransferase family 9 protein yields MPWYKRLELWAKLALTFAASALLWRPGRRRPPGTPLPPPRKILLVRPDNRVGEALLTTPLLRTLKELTRPGAPPSVHVLVHAKVARALAGHPSLDALISFDRRRLWLGPLAPGIRALRRERYDVVVDCANWEAPSVTSAIVSRLAGPHAAVIGPQVWPVSLLHSISVPARVGTRREAVQRAHLLTPLTGGPIIDALSFREPNIGEGFRTYLRELQGPCAVLNPGGRLGERRIPPEAFAAAARALLTAGRLPIIAWGPGEELLAQTVAQGAPGALVAPATNLDELAALMRAAGLTVTNNTGPMHLSVAVGAPTLGLFLRMDMERWGHPSAPHRMVDLTSDVLSGPGLEARVFEEARAFALSLVEKTA; encoded by the coding sequence ATGCCCTGGTACAAGCGGCTTGAGTTGTGGGCGAAACTCGCGCTGACTTTCGCGGCCTCCGCCCTCTTGTGGCGCCCTGGCCGCCGACGCCCCCCCGGAACACCGCTCCCTCCCCCCCGGAAGATCCTCCTCGTGCGTCCGGACAACCGGGTCGGAGAAGCCCTGCTCACCACCCCCCTGCTCCGCACCTTGAAGGAGCTGACCCGTCCCGGAGCCCCCCCCTCGGTCCACGTCCTCGTCCACGCCAAGGTCGCCCGGGCACTTGCCGGGCACCCTTCTCTGGATGCCCTCATTTCGTTTGACCGCCGAAGGCTTTGGCTCGGGCCGCTCGCGCCCGGCATCCGCGCTCTGCGCCGCGAGCGCTATGACGTGGTGGTGGACTGCGCCAACTGGGAGGCCCCTTCCGTGACTTCGGCCATCGTCTCCCGGCTCGCGGGCCCCCATGCCGCCGTCATCGGCCCCCAGGTCTGGCCCGTGTCCTTGCTTCATTCGATCTCCGTGCCCGCTCGGGTGGGCACGCGCCGGGAAGCCGTCCAACGGGCCCATCTGCTCACCCCCTTGACCGGGGGGCCCATCATCGACGCCTTGTCTTTCCGGGAGCCGAACATCGGAGAGGGCTTTCGCACCTACCTCCGCGAACTCCAGGGTCCCTGTGCGGTGCTGAATCCTGGAGGCCGTCTGGGGGAGCGCCGCATTCCCCCTGAGGCGTTCGCCGCCGCGGCACGGGCGCTGCTCACCGCGGGGCGTCTGCCCATCATTGCCTGGGGCCCTGGAGAGGAACTCCTGGCGCAGACCGTGGCGCAGGGGGCTCCCGGCGCGCTCGTGGCCCCCGCCACGAATCTGGATGAGCTCGCCGCCCTCATGCGCGCCGCCGGGCTCACCGTGACCAACAACACCGGGCCGATGCACCTCTCGGTGGCCGTGGGCGCTCCCACCCTGGGGCTCTTCCTTCGCATGGACATGGAGCGCTGGGGCCATCCCTCCGCCCCCCACCGGATGGTGGATCTCACCTCCGACGTCCTCTCGGGCCCAGGGCTGGAAGCCCGCGTCTTCGAGGAAGCCCGCGCCTTTGCCCTGAGTCTCGTGGAAAAAACCGCCTAA
- a CDS encoding adenylyltransferase/cytidyltransferase family protein, giving the protein MSTLDKIRTLPQVVEERERWRAEGRTVALANGIFDLLHVGHVRYLQGARELADILVVAVNSDASTRAYKGPGRPYIPESERAELVAALECTSRVILFDEPNVRLLIRALKPDVHVKGTDYTPDSIPEADEVRAYGGRTAVAGDPKNHSTTEIARRTGREGGKG; this is encoded by the coding sequence ATGAGCACGTTGGACAAGATTCGGACGCTGCCCCAGGTGGTGGAGGAGCGGGAGCGGTGGCGCGCGGAAGGGCGGACGGTGGCCCTGGCGAACGGCATCTTCGATCTGCTGCACGTGGGCCACGTGCGGTACCTGCAAGGGGCGCGGGAGCTGGCGGACATTCTGGTGGTGGCGGTGAACTCGGACGCTTCGACGAGGGCCTATAAAGGACCGGGGCGTCCCTACATCCCGGAGTCCGAGCGGGCGGAGCTGGTGGCGGCGCTGGAGTGCACGTCCCGGGTCATCCTCTTCGATGAGCCGAACGTGAGGCTGCTCATCCGGGCGCTCAAGCCAGACGTGCATGTGAAGGGCACGGATTACACGCCGGACTCCATCCCGGAGGCGGACGAGGTGCGGGCTTACGGGGGTCGAACCGCGGTCGCGGGGGATCCGAAGAACCACAGCACGACCGAGATTGCCCGGCGCACGGGCCGGGAGGGCGGGAAGGGTTAG
- a CDS encoding bifunctional heptose 7-phosphate kinase/heptose 1-phosphate adenyltransferase, producing MATGSTTRALSSLIQLPQGFARKRVLLVGDLVADRYIYGQTDRVSREAPVLIVRHESSEVKLGGGANVAANVRALSGQVTAVGALGVDEMGRALRQLFSAAGIRVNAAGARGIQTETKTRILAGGMSTTRQQMLRVDRGQRGPLPPRLRKTLARLVEKAAQDADAVVVSDYGAGVVGEEVRGVLKRLAGEGMPVCVDSRYTLASFAGVTVCKPNEPELEVLTGRPLRTEADLREAGHAALKRLGCRALLVTRGRHGMALFDERGGVDMIPVHGAKEAVDVTGAGDTVIATFALALAAGASFGEAARLANVAGSLVVQKQGTATVSREELLGELRGAR from the coding sequence ATGGCCACAGGTTCGACCACTCGTGCGCTGTCTTCACTGATCCAGCTCCCGCAGGGCTTCGCGCGCAAACGGGTGTTGCTGGTCGGAGATCTCGTTGCGGACCGTTACATCTATGGACAGACGGACCGGGTGAGCCGGGAGGCGCCGGTGCTCATTGTCCGCCACGAGTCCTCTGAGGTGAAGCTGGGAGGAGGCGCGAACGTGGCCGCGAACGTCCGGGCACTGTCGGGACAGGTGACGGCGGTGGGGGCGTTGGGGGTGGACGAGATGGGGCGTGCGTTGCGCCAGCTGTTCAGCGCGGCGGGCATCCGGGTGAACGCGGCGGGGGCCAGGGGCATCCAGACCGAGACCAAGACGCGCATCCTGGCGGGAGGGATGAGCACCACGCGCCAGCAGATGCTGCGAGTGGACCGGGGGCAGAGAGGCCCGTTGCCGCCGCGGCTGCGCAAGACGCTGGCGCGGCTGGTCGAGAAGGCCGCCCAGGATGCCGATGCGGTGGTGGTGTCCGACTACGGGGCGGGGGTGGTGGGGGAAGAGGTGCGGGGCGTGCTGAAGCGGCTGGCTGGGGAGGGAATGCCGGTGTGCGTGGACAGCCGCTACACGCTGGCCTCTTTTGCGGGGGTGACGGTCTGCAAGCCGAACGAGCCCGAACTGGAGGTGCTCACGGGGAGGCCCTTGCGAACGGAAGCGGACCTGAGGGAAGCGGGGCATGCGGCGCTCAAGCGGCTCGGGTGCAGGGCGTTGCTGGTGACGCGGGGGAGACACGGGATGGCGCTCTTCGACGAGAGGGGAGGGGTGGACATGATCCCGGTGCATGGGGCGAAGGAGGCGGTGGACGTCACGGGGGCGGGAGACACGGTGATCGCGACCTTCGCGTTGGCCTTGGCGGCGGGGGCGAGCTTTGGAGAGGCCGCGAGGCTGGCGAACGTGGCGGGTTCGCTGGTGGTGCAAAAGCAGGGAACGGCAACGGTGTCCCGGGAGGAACTGCTCGGGGAGTTGCGAGGCGCGAGATGA
- the lpxK gene encoding tetraacyldisaccharide 4'-kinase produces the protein MSGESPLAPPAESSTAIERLFYPPRPEPWSRRALLAPVAALAWGYGLGVRVRKSLYDSHLWKGERIEGLRVISVGNVNVGGTGKTPAVLHLAERLVEAGRKVGILTRGYGRLSKNPLTFTGMGPLPSVEEAGDEPLLLARRCPGVRVLVGADRRALARRARDEFGLEVVLLDDGFQHRQLARDEDVVVVDEAVGFGNGCLLPRGPLREPLSALKRATLIWVRAAQGPAASLPLLPERRVRTRYQPSAWVDPGGQRHPSEALRGMPVLAMAGLARPGSFLRTLNQLGVEVRDSALFADHHRFTEGELRDIEARASRQGVRVVTTEKDAVRLPHGFPAWTVRLGVEVLEGESLLQEALGLK, from the coding sequence GTGAGCGGGGAGAGCCCACTGGCGCCGCCGGCCGAGTCCTCCACGGCCATCGAGCGGCTCTTCTATCCGCCGCGTCCCGAGCCCTGGAGCCGGAGGGCCCTGCTGGCGCCGGTGGCGGCGCTGGCCTGGGGGTATGGGCTGGGCGTGCGGGTCCGGAAGTCGCTCTACGACAGCCACCTTTGGAAGGGAGAGCGCATCGAGGGACTCCGGGTCATCTCCGTGGGAAACGTGAACGTGGGGGGAACGGGCAAGACGCCGGCGGTTCTCCACCTGGCGGAGAGGCTGGTGGAGGCGGGCCGGAAGGTCGGCATTCTCACGCGGGGGTACGGGCGCCTGTCGAAGAACCCCCTGACTTTTACGGGGATGGGCCCCTTGCCGTCGGTGGAAGAGGCAGGAGATGAGCCCCTGCTGTTGGCGCGCCGCTGCCCAGGGGTGCGAGTGCTGGTCGGGGCAGACCGCCGGGCGCTGGCGCGGCGGGCCCGGGATGAGTTTGGCCTGGAGGTGGTGCTCCTGGACGATGGCTTCCAGCACCGGCAACTGGCGAGGGACGAGGACGTGGTGGTGGTGGACGAGGCCGTGGGCTTCGGCAACGGATGCCTGTTGCCGCGAGGGCCCTTGCGCGAGCCTCTTTCCGCACTGAAGCGGGCCACCCTCATCTGGGTGCGCGCCGCGCAGGGCCCGGCGGCGAGCCTGCCCCTGCTCCCGGAGCGCCGGGTGAGAACGCGCTACCAACCATCGGCCTGGGTAGACCCCGGCGGGCAGAGACACCCCTCGGAGGCCTTGAGGGGGATGCCGGTCCTGGCGATGGCGGGGCTGGCCCGCCCGGGAAGCTTTCTGCGGACCTTGAATCAGTTGGGGGTCGAGGTCCGGGATTCCGCCCTCTTTGCGGACCATCACCGGTTCACGGAAGGGGAGCTGCGAGACATCGAGGCGCGCGCCAGCCGGCAGGGCGTGCGCGTGGTGACGACGGAGAAGGACGCCGTGCGCCTGCCGCACGGCTTCCCCGCCTGGACGGTTCGTCTTGGAGTGGAGGTGCTGGAAGGAGAGTCCCTGCTCCAGGAGGCGTTGGGGCTGAAGTGA
- a CDS encoding glycosyltransferase — MKILHLLASPFWSGPAENVALLAQAQREAGHEVTVAVDRRRTKVGAEEPAVPRFKALGLLDSGGLELSVKSPPWRIWRDLRTLRAQRLDVVHTHFSHDHLLARWAKPRGAVLIRSVHAPRSIRASLPRADAYTVPAASEVVRLMGRTVRVLPPLVDPLFRPPENRERLRESLAVEGAPLIGMVSTFQPSRRHELGVAAFARLLQAQPEARLVLVGDGQLVEPIRHRVGEWGLRERVLFAGYQQGEAFVRWLQALDEVWILGLGNDWSGRAAAQARACGVRVVAVEEGALPALADVRVGELTPEAVVSASLSRERALVAHPSNQRIAQDVVALYERALGAR; from the coding sequence GTGAAGATCTTGCACCTGCTGGCAAGCCCGTTCTGGAGTGGGCCCGCGGAGAACGTGGCCCTGCTGGCCCAGGCGCAGCGGGAGGCGGGGCATGAGGTGACGGTGGCGGTGGACCGCAGGCGCACGAAGGTGGGCGCGGAAGAGCCCGCCGTGCCGCGGTTCAAAGCCTTGGGGCTGCTGGATTCCGGGGGACTGGAGCTGTCCGTGAAGTCTCCCCCGTGGAGAATCTGGCGGGATCTGCGGACACTGCGCGCCCAGCGTTTGGACGTGGTGCACACACACTTTTCGCATGATCACCTCTTGGCGCGCTGGGCGAAGCCGAGGGGGGCAGTGCTCATCCGCTCGGTCCACGCGCCGCGATCGATCAGGGCCTCGCTGCCGAGGGCGGATGCCTACACGGTTCCCGCCGCTTCAGAGGTCGTCCGGCTCATGGGAAGGACGGTCCGGGTGTTGCCGCCCTTGGTGGATCCGCTGTTCCGGCCCCCGGAGAACCGGGAGCGGCTGCGCGAGAGCCTGGCGGTGGAGGGAGCGCCGCTGATTGGGATGGTCTCGACGTTCCAGCCATCGAGGCGGCATGAGCTCGGGGTAGCGGCCTTTGCGCGGCTGCTTCAGGCGCAACCGGAGGCCCGGCTGGTGCTGGTGGGAGACGGACAGTTGGTCGAGCCCATCCGCCACAGGGTCGGCGAGTGGGGCCTTCGGGAGCGGGTCCTCTTCGCTGGATACCAGCAAGGGGAGGCCTTCGTGCGGTGGCTCCAGGCGCTCGACGAGGTGTGGATCCTGGGCTTGGGCAATGACTGGAGTGGCCGCGCGGCGGCCCAGGCGCGTGCTTGTGGGGTCCGGGTGGTGGCGGTGGAGGAGGGTGCTCTGCCCGCGCTGGCGGACGTCCGCGTCGGAGAGCTCACGCCGGAGGCGGTGGTGTCCGCTTCCCTCTCGAGGGAGAGGGCGCTCGTGGCGCATCCCTCCAATCAGCGGATTGCTCAGGACGTGGTGGCGCTCTACGAGCGGGCCCTGGGGGCGAGGTGA
- a CDS encoding glycosyltransferase family 4 protein, producing the protein MPLVIHPHFHRRYTGITRHVETVVRELARGTETRAIGPHLEPALPRIRWGELWGRLRREPLVWHAHRNNEMLMGLMLRLLGRRVKLVFTRHASQKASAYTRWLARNADAVVALTSEGVEAIALPATIVHHGIDLGRFRPPADRDEAWRKLGLGGRYGVGVVGRIRPAKGQGDFVEAIRPLLPQHPEWTAALVGLAKGKDQQWMASLCEGLGNRLVLPGEQQVVHPWYQGLSILVHPSYTEGYSMVHIEAMASGCCVVSSRLKYLDTLIEHGRTGFFFEPGDVKGMRELLDMLMREPQRAQAVGRNAAEYAQSKCGVEHEAHALQTLYDALLAG; encoded by the coding sequence ATGCCCCTGGTGATTCATCCCCACTTCCACCGAAGGTACACGGGAATCACGCGACATGTGGAGACGGTGGTCCGGGAACTGGCGAGGGGGACGGAGACGCGAGCCATCGGACCGCACCTGGAGCCCGCCTTGCCGCGAATCCGCTGGGGCGAGCTTTGGGGAAGACTGCGGCGAGAGCCCCTGGTGTGGCATGCGCACCGCAACAACGAGATGTTGATGGGCCTGATGCTGCGGCTGTTGGGCAGACGGGTGAAGCTGGTCTTCACCCGGCACGCCTCGCAGAAGGCCAGTGCCTATACCCGCTGGCTGGCGCGGAACGCGGACGCGGTGGTGGCGCTCACGAGCGAAGGGGTGGAGGCGATCGCGCTGCCCGCGACCATCGTTCACCACGGGATCGACCTGGGACGGTTCCGGCCCCCGGCGGATCGCGATGAGGCCTGGCGCAAGCTGGGGCTGGGAGGGCGTTACGGCGTGGGGGTGGTGGGGCGGATCCGCCCGGCGAAGGGCCAAGGTGACTTCGTGGAGGCCATCCGGCCCTTGCTGCCCCAGCATCCCGAGTGGACGGCGGCGCTCGTGGGGCTGGCCAAGGGGAAGGATCAGCAGTGGATGGCTTCGCTGTGCGAGGGGCTCGGAAACCGCTTGGTACTGCCAGGAGAACAGCAGGTGGTGCACCCCTGGTACCAAGGCCTGAGCATCCTGGTCCACCCCTCGTACACGGAGGGGTATTCGATGGTGCACATCGAGGCGATGGCCTCGGGGTGCTGTGTGGTGTCGAGCCGGTTGAAGTATTTGGACACCCTCATCGAGCATGGCCGGACGGGTTTCTTCTTCGAGCCGGGGGATGTGAAGGGGATGCGAGAGCTGCTCGACATGCTGATGCGTGAGCCCCAGAGGGCACAGGCCGTCGGGCGGAATGCGGCCGAGTACGCGCAGAGCAAGTGCGGTGTCGAGCACGAGGCCCATGCGCTTCAGACCCTCTACGACGCGTTGTTGGCGGGCTGA
- a CDS encoding 3-deoxy-D-manno-octulosonic acid transferase encodes MRLLYILASYVLFALLFPVLSVYRKTRHGLLQRLGFYAPGVLPGGSGPMLWLHGASAGDLLALSPMFGPLRERFPGCRILLSTTTNTGFLMARDRLAKQIDGVVYAPYDLWGATRRAVKAIQPDLLVLEYTEIWPNLIRAAKRKGAGIALTNGRFSPKNLGKYQWLFALIGNPLKDMDLFLMRQEEEAERARHLGAPGPRVWVTGNTKFDALAASPVREDEALRQALGLPEGGPVLMAGSTHEGEEALLLSVYRRLLPAHPALRLVVAPRYIDRAGRILGLAREAGLTAGLRSRNNPEGGQVVVLDTMGELARAYRLAALVFVGGSFTNRGGQNILEPAGQGKPVLYGPHMDNFRDSVQVLEGRGGIQVRDAEELYLRVSELLSRPETLEALGKQARETVSQISGASRRNVEHMVKLLAQAPIHPMDKQE; translated from the coding sequence ATGCGCCTCCTGTACATCCTCGCCAGCTACGTGCTCTTCGCGCTCCTGTTCCCGGTGCTCTCGGTGTACCGGAAGACGCGCCATGGCTTGTTGCAACGGCTGGGGTTCTACGCGCCGGGGGTTTTGCCGGGCGGCTCCGGTCCCATGCTCTGGCTTCATGGCGCCAGCGCGGGAGATTTGCTGGCGCTCTCTCCGATGTTCGGTCCGCTGAGGGAGCGGTTTCCGGGCTGCCGCATTCTGCTCTCCACGACGACGAACACGGGCTTCCTGATGGCCAGGGATCGGCTGGCCAAGCAGATCGACGGGGTGGTGTACGCGCCCTACGATTTGTGGGGCGCCACGCGCCGGGCGGTGAAAGCCATCCAGCCGGACCTGCTGGTGCTGGAGTACACGGAGATCTGGCCCAACCTCATCCGGGCGGCGAAACGCAAGGGGGCGGGCATCGCGCTGACCAACGGGCGCTTCTCCCCGAAGAACTTGGGGAAGTACCAATGGCTCTTCGCGCTGATCGGCAATCCGCTCAAGGACATGGACCTGTTCCTGATGCGCCAGGAGGAAGAGGCCGAGCGAGCACGGCACTTGGGGGCGCCTGGTCCGCGCGTGTGGGTGACGGGCAACACGAAGTTCGACGCCCTGGCGGCGTCTCCGGTCCGGGAGGATGAGGCGCTGCGGCAAGCGCTGGGGCTGCCCGAGGGCGGCCCGGTGCTGATGGCGGGGAGCACCCACGAGGGAGAGGAAGCCTTGCTGCTGTCCGTGTACCGCCGCTTGCTCCCGGCGCATCCAGCGCTCCGGCTGGTGGTGGCACCGAGGTACATCGACCGGGCGGGACGCATCCTGGGGTTGGCCCGGGAAGCGGGGCTGACGGCGGGGCTGCGCTCGCGGAACAACCCGGAGGGCGGCCAGGTGGTGGTGCTCGACACGATGGGGGAACTGGCCCGGGCGTACCGGTTGGCGGCCCTGGTGTTCGTGGGAGGCTCCTTCACGAACCGGGGCGGGCAGAACATCCTGGAGCCGGCGGGACAGGGCAAGCCGGTGCTCTATGGTCCGCACATGGACAACTTCCGGGACAGCGTGCAGGTGCTGGAGGGACGGGGGGGCATCCAGGTTCGGGATGCGGAGGAGCTCTACCTCCGGGTGTCGGAGTTGTTGTCACGGCCAGAGACGCTCGAGGCGCTGGGGAAACAGGCACGGGAGACGGTAAGCCAGATCTCCGGCGCCAGCCGGCGCAACGTGGAGCACATGGTGAAGCTCCTGGCCCAAGCGCCCATTCACCCGATGGACAAGCAGGAGTAA
- a CDS encoding PHP domain-containing protein, with the protein MKAGVVVGKLLRALVGLVLVWVGYMGFFTFSALFVEYPVVSTHTGIPPWPRGAFHVHTDRSDGIGTAKDVAVAAKAAGLQFVVMTDHNDFTLREPVFLEGVLLVPGVEISTRYGHLVALGLRAPLEGERAKQEGVRAVEVAGGLSVLAHPVQQRNPWKDPEGALRAQGFEQYSADTFFRDAVRHPFSRLLPALGAYLVNPVHGVMTLVTPQPETTEKLLELSHDRSKVVLCSNDAHGRPRYEDVFRSLAMYLPPAALPAPLSSEPRAAADQVLQALASGQAICAFRALGEPMGFAVEGPVTARREAQVGDVLRVRLPPHPPGRVRVEVRGAGRVLQDGTSVELTAEGPVLIEAWVLAPGRFFGSEWKPWIAPGLVRVLPRGSGI; encoded by the coding sequence ATGAAGGCGGGAGTGGTTGTGGGCAAGCTCCTTCGAGCACTCGTGGGGTTGGTGCTGGTGTGGGTGGGCTACATGGGGTTCTTCACCTTCTCGGCGCTCTTCGTGGAGTACCCGGTGGTGTCCACGCACACGGGCATCCCTCCGTGGCCGCGCGGGGCCTTCCACGTGCATACCGATCGCTCCGATGGGATTGGCACCGCGAAGGACGTGGCGGTGGCGGCGAAGGCGGCGGGCCTCCAGTTCGTGGTGATGACGGACCACAACGACTTCACCCTGCGCGAGCCCGTCTTCCTGGAAGGGGTGTTGCTGGTGCCGGGCGTGGAGATCTCCACGCGGTATGGACACCTCGTGGCGCTCGGGCTGAGGGCGCCACTGGAGGGGGAGCGCGCGAAACAGGAGGGGGTGAGGGCGGTGGAGGTCGCTGGGGGACTCAGTGTTCTCGCGCACCCAGTGCAGCAGCGAAACCCGTGGAAGGATCCCGAGGGGGCCCTGCGCGCCCAAGGCTTCGAGCAATACTCGGCGGACACGTTCTTCCGGGATGCGGTCCGCCACCCCTTTTCCCGGCTGCTGCCCGCGCTCGGGGCCTACCTGGTCAACCCGGTGCACGGGGTGATGACGCTCGTGACGCCCCAGCCCGAGACCACGGAGAAACTGCTCGAACTCTCCCACGATCGCTCGAAGGTGGTGCTGTGCTCCAATGATGCGCACGGGCGGCCCCGTTACGAGGATGTCTTCCGGTCACTGGCCATGTACTTGCCGCCTGCCGCGCTGCCAGCCCCCTTGTCTTCGGAGCCCCGGGCCGCGGCCGATCAAGTTCTCCAGGCCTTGGCGAGCGGCCAGGCGATCTGTGCTTTCCGGGCGCTGGGGGAGCCCATGGGGTTTGCGGTGGAGGGCCCGGTGACGGCCCGGCGCGAGGCCCAGGTGGGAGATGTGCTCAGGGTCCGGCTGCCGCCGCATCCTCCGGGACGTGTCCGGGTGGAAGTCCGAGGCGCGGGCCGGGTGCTGCAAGATGGCACCTCGGTGGAACTGACGGCGGAAGGGCCTGTCCTCATCGAGGCCTGGGTCCTGGCACCGGGGAGGTTCTTCGGCTCGGAGTGGAAGCCGTGGATTGCCCCAGGGCTGGTGCGCGTGCTGCCACGGGGCTCGGGCATCTGA